One Mycolicibacterium rufum genomic window, CGGCCAGCACCTCGACCGCCGAGACCCACGCCGGTTCGGACAGCGCATGGGTGTCGCGACCGATGAACAGCGGTCCGGTGGTGCCCTGCGCCGCCCGGTATTCGACGATCGCCTGTGTGGTGGCCAGGATGTGCGCTTCGTTGAACGCCGCGTCGAGGCTCGACCCGCGATGCCCCGAGGTGCCGAACGCCACCTGCTGGTCGACGTCGTCGGGATCGGGCGTCACGGTGTAGTAGGCCGTCACCACCGAGGCGATGTCGATGAGGTCTTCGGGTTGCGCCGGCTGACCGGCACGGGGGTTCGCCGCCATGACTGCGATTCTGCCCCCTGGGCCGCCCCCACAGAACACTGGATCGGTGAGCGGTCGGCATACTCTCGGCCATGGCCCTCGACCGGCGCGAACTGGCCGCCGTCTTCGCCGGCGGCGCGGTGGGCACCTTGGCGCGCGCCGGCCTGGAGGAGCTGGCCACGTCGGACCCCGCCCACTGGCCGTGGTCCACGTTCACGGTCAACATCGTCGGCGCGTTCCTGCTGGGCCTGTTCGTCACGCGACTGCTGGAACGGCTCCCGGTGTCGAGCTACCGGCGGCCGCTGCTGGGCACCGGGTTCTGCGGTGGCTTGACGACGTTCTCCACGATGCAGGTCGAGACCGTGAAGATGCTCGAGCACGGGCACTACGGCCTCGCGGCCGCCTACACCGCGGCGAGTCTGGCCGCGGGGCTGGCCGCGGTGTACCTGGCCACAGCGCTGGTGCGCCGGGTGCGGACCCGCCGATGACGACCGCGGCGGTGTGGCTGGGCGTGATGGTGATCGGCGGGCTGGGCGCCGTGGCCCGGCTGACCGTCGACAAGGCGGTGTCCCGGCGGGTGTCGCGGCCAGTCCCCCTCGGCACCCTGGTGGTCAACATCAGCGGCGCGTTCCTGCTGGGATTCCTCGCCGGGCTGGCGCTGAGCCCCCACCTGGCGCTGCTGGCCGGCACCGCGTTCGTCGGGTCGTACACCACGTTCTCCACCTGGATGTTGGAGACCCAACGGCTCGCCGAGGAACGGCAACTGGTCTCGGCGGCGGCCAACATCGTGGTCAGCGTCGCGCTGGGCCTGCTCGCGGCATGGCTCGGTCAACACCTGGGGGCCGCCCTGTGACCGAAATCCTCTCTCTCACCGCATATTTTGCCGAACGCCAACGCAGCGGCGACCGCTTCCTCGCCGACGCGATGCTGGACCTGTTCGAACGCGAGCACGTCGCGGCCGGCATGATGCTGCGCGGCATCGCCGGTTTCGGCACCACCCACGTCGTGCGCACCGATCGTTCGCTGACGCTGTCGGAGGATCCGCCGGTGACGGTCACCGCGGTCGATCTGCCCGAGCGGATCCGGGCGCTGGCCGACACGGTGGTCGACCTGACCGGGCGCGGCCTCATCACGATCGAACGCGCCTGGCTCCTTCCCGGTTCCGCGCCAACGGATCTGGACGGCTCGGTGCGGCTGTCGCTGTACCTGGGACGCAAGCAACCCGTCGCCGGTATGCCCGGCTATGTGGCGGTATGCGACGTCCTGCATCGGCACGGATTCGTCGCTGCAGACGTGTTTCTCGGCGTGGACGGGACGGTCGCCGGCGAACGCCGCCGCGCGCGTTTCTTCAGCCACAACACCGAGGTGCCGGTCCTGATCACCGGCATCGGCACGCGGGGTCAGGCGCTGGACGCGGTCGACGAACTCACCGGGATGCTCGATTCCCCTCTGTTCAGTCTGCGGCCCGTGGTGGTGTGCAAGATCGACGGCCGGACGCTGGCGAGCCCGCCGGACGCGTGGCCG contains:
- a CDS encoding DUF190 domain-containing protein — translated: MARSTPGGRPVTEILSLTAYFAERQRSGDRFLADAMLDLFEREHVAAGMMLRGIAGFGTTHVVRTDRSLTLSEDPPVTVTAVDLPERIRALADTVVDLTGRGLITIERAWLLPGSAPTDLDGSVRLSLYLGRKQPVAGMPGYVAVCDVLHRHGFVAADVFLGVDGTVAGERRRARFFSHNTEVPVLITGIGTRGQALDAVDELTGMLDSPLFSLRPVVVCKIDGRTLASPPDAWPVQKLTVHTSEDTRHHGRPVHRALIAQLRETDHAGGATALRGLWGFRGTQRPHGDRFLQLGRRVPVTTVLVDTAATMAADYRIVDAVTAEHGVVTCEPVPALIAVNGDRRRGSLTLD
- the crcB gene encoding fluoride efflux transporter CrcB, which gives rise to MTTAAVWLGVMVIGGLGAVARLTVDKAVSRRVSRPVPLGTLVVNISGAFLLGFLAGLALSPHLALLAGTAFVGSYTTFSTWMLETQRLAEERQLVSAAANIVVSVALGLLAAWLGQHLGAAL
- the crcB gene encoding fluoride efflux transporter CrcB, with amino-acid sequence MALDRRELAAVFAGGAVGTLARAGLEELATSDPAHWPWSTFTVNIVGAFLLGLFVTRLLERLPVSSYRRPLLGTGFCGGLTTFSTMQVETVKMLEHGHYGLAAAYTAASLAAGLAAVYLATALVRRVRTRR